TTTTTATCGTTAGTTGTGTGCTCTGGGACAAGCTGCCTAGCCTCTCTGGGATTAAAACTGCCTCAAGGGTAATAAATAGTACTTACATCACAGGTTTGGTGTGAAGATTAAATCATAGTTCGCGGTAAATGCTTGGTAATTGTAGCTAAGTTTTGGATGTAGAGCAGTGAGCGACCAATATTCTCTTGTTCACTAGAAACTTTGTGAAAGAGGCTGAGGAGATCAGCTCCAACCGCCGGATGAACACCCTGACTCTAAACCGGCACACAGAAATCCTGGAAATCCTGGAGATTCCTCAGCTAATGGATACCTGTGTCCGGAACAGCTATTATGAAGAGGCCCTGGAGCTCGCAGCCTATGTACGACGACTGGAAAGGAAGTACTCCTCCATCCCTGTCATCCAGGTAGCCAGATTGCCCCCAGAGGACTGGAACTCATGTTCTTATAATCAGTAATTCTGTGGTCATCACTGAACCTTCAGGCGGAAAACTTAGGGAAACTTTGCATGTTTCATATTGGTTTCTGCCATCCAGGCAGGCTTGAACATGATTCATTCATGCAAGTGATAAGTAGTAATCACCTGCCAGACACTGACCTAGGTGCTGGGGAGACAATGAGACAAAAGCAGACAAGGCCCTAGCTTTCATGAATGTAAGCTGACATTTGATAAATGGTAAGtgtctaaagaaaataaactagGGAATGGGTAGAAGACTAGGGTGAGGTACCCCAGGTAGAGTGGTCAGGAAAGGTTCTGCTGGAGAGATGAGACCCAGATGAGAGGGAGCCGGCCATACGAAGATGTGGGGAAAAAGCAAACCAGAAAGTGAAAGGAACAAGTATAGCAGACTGAGGAGGGAACAAGTTGGGAGTGTTTAAGGAATACAaagatagaagggaaaaaaaggaaagaaaaataaagacagccaGTGCGACTGGATTGCAGTGAGCAAGAGGACAGTATTGGGGAGCAGGTGAGGGAGGAGAACCAAACGGCCTGTAGGCCACAGTGAATAATTCCAGCTGGCCACAGCAGATGAGATCTTTGTTGGTTAGCCTGTAACATCAGCTATGTCTTCATGTATCCAGAAAGCAGTGGGCATGCTGATCACTATTCAGGGTAGTGGACTGGGGTCTCGGAAGTGTCTTTCCCAGTGTGGTGTGACTGAGCCCCTATATTGTCAGGGCATTGTGAACGAAGTGCGCCAGTCCATGCAGCTGATGCTGAGCCAGCTGATCCAGCAACTAAGGACCaacatccagctccctgcctgcctccgTGTCATTGGCTTCCTGCGGTGCATGGATATCTTCACGGAGGCTGAGTTGAGGGTGAAGTTTCTTCAGGCCCGAGATGCTTGGCTCCGTTCCATCCTGACTGCCATCCCCAATGATGATCCCTATTTTCACATCACAAAAACCATTGAGGCCTGCCGTGTCCATCTGTTCGATATCATCACTCAGTACCGTGCCATATTCTCAGACGAGGACCCATTGTTGCCCCCTGTCTCAAGTGAGCACACTGTGGATGAGAGTGCCATCTTCTATGGCTGGGTGCTACAGAGAGTGTCACAATTCCTGCAGGTGCTGGAGACCGACCTTCACAGGGGGATAGGTGGTCGTCTAGACTCTCTGCTGGGTCAGTGCATGTACTTTGGGCTGTCCTTCAGCCGGGTGGGGGTTGATTTCCGGGGCCAGTTGGCTCCTGTTTTCCAGCGGGTAGCCATCAGCACTTTTCAGAAGGCAATTCAGGAGGCAGTGGAGAAGTTCCAGGATGAAATGAATTCCTACACCCTCATCTCCGCTC
The Vulpes lagopus strain Blue_001 chromosome 10, ASM1834538v1, whole genome shotgun sequence genome window above contains:
- the COG8 gene encoding conserved oligomeric Golgi complex subunit 8 isoform X3 — protein: MAAPATVASPATASAALTAAAAALGEVEDEGLLASLFRDRFPEAQWRERPDVGRYLRELSGSGLERLRREPERLAEERAQLLQQTRDLAFANYKTFIRGAECTERIHRLFGDVESSLGRLLGRLPGFQQSCRNFVKEAEEISSNRRMNTLTLNRHTEILEILEIPQLMDTCVRNSYYEEALELAAYVRRLERKYSSIPVIQGIVNEVRQSMQLMLSQLIQQLRTNIQLPACLRVIGFLRCMDIFTEAELRVKFLQARDAWLRSILTAIPNDDPYFHITKTIEACRVHLFDIITQYRAIFSDEDPLLPPVSSEHTVDESAIFYGWVLQRVSQFLQVLETDLHRGIGGRLDSLLGQCMYFGLSFSRVGVDFRGQLAPVFQRVAISTFQKAIQEAVEKFQDEMNSYTLISAPAILGSSNLPAAVPVTQPGTLQPPMVLLDFPPLACFLNNILVAFNDLRLCCPVALAQDVTRVLEDALAKGWTPKGSRWCGRPADGQPVSSSTRWTTCRAACSLTKWTARHLQTSTGWR